Proteins from a single region of Acanthochromis polyacanthus isolate Apoly-LR-REF ecotype Palm Island chromosome 11, KAUST_Apoly_ChrSc, whole genome shotgun sequence:
- the nsun2 gene encoding RNA cytosine C(5)-methyltransferase NSUN2 yields MSTCYIHSLFIRVTRHFSPPPHSTPFRRVFSRVVCCSNMGKRSRQRQKNQSAGGRDDRDKAGWGAGYADIVKENKLFEHYYKEQGLVPEGEFEQFMEAMREPLPATIRITGYKSHAKEILHCLKEKYFKDIQELEIDGQMIEAPQALSWYPDEQAWHTNMSRKIIRKSPLLEKFHQFLVSETESGNISRQEAVSMIPPLLLKIEPHHKILDMCAAPGSKTAQLIEMLHADMDVPFPEGFVIANDVDNKRCYLLVHQAKRLNSPCIMVVNHDASCIPTLQIDSDGKKDILFYDRILCDVPCSGDGTMRKNIDVWKKWTTSNSLHLHGLQLRIAVRGVEQLAVGGRMVYSTCSLNPIEDEAVIAALLEKSEGALELADSSADLPGLKWMPGVTSWKLMTKDGQWFSDWSEVPSSRHTQIRPTMFPPKDAEKLAALHLERCMRILPHHQNTGGFFVAVLVKKAPMPWNKRYPKLRKDVSSSSAAQSEVSSTASSPADAPRLLPEGPPEEMERGSSEGKVDEEAEKEVPKGASVAQEASAKQEGMCGPPPSKKMRLFGYKEDPFVFLTEDDPVFNTIQSFYNLSGDFPKLNVLTRTHEGKKRHLYMVSKELRNVLLNNSERMKVINTGVKVWSRNSDGEEFGCAFRLAQEGIYTLQPYIRSRIIRVSVEDIKVLLTQENPFLSKLEDDAHAQAKKMGMGSIVLKYIPNANNPAEPQCPIQLCGWRGKTSIRAFVPRNERFHYLRMLGVEVFRDKQGLGQKRGDGEKEGKEEAEDEVEKVAEEEEGAGDNETELDLENGDQNGSSKPKTDDGNKETSS; encoded by the exons ATGTCTACATGCTACATACATTCACTTTTTATCCGAGTTACAAGACACTTTTCTCCGCCTCCACACAGCACGCCGTTCCGCAGAGTTTTCTCCAGAGTTGTCTGTTGTTCCAACATGGGGAAAAGAAGCAGACAGAGGCAGAAAAACCAGAGCGCTGGGGGCAGGGACGACAGAGACAAGGCT GGCTGGGGAGCCGGGTATGCCGACATCGTCAAGGAGAACAAGTTGTTTGAGCACTACTACAAGGAGCAGGGCCTGGTGCCTGAGGGAGAGTTCGAACAGTTCATGGAGGCGATGAGGGAACCGCTTCCTGCAACCATCCGCATCACTGGATACAAGAG CCATGCCAAAGAGATCCTTCACTGTCTGAAGGAAAAATACTTTAAAGATATCCAGGAGCTGGAAATTGATGGGCAGATGATCGAAGCCCCACAAGCTCTCAGCTG GTATCCTGATGAGCAGGCCTGGCACACCAACATGAGCAGGAAGATCATTAGAAAATCTCCCCTGCTGGAGAAGTTCCACCAGTTTTTGGTCAGCGAAACTGAGTCG GGGAACATCAGCCGACAGGAAGCTGTCAGTATGATCCCTCCTCTGCTCCTGAAGATTGAGCCCCATCACAAG ATCTTGGACATGTGTGCAGCTCCAGGGTCGAAGACCGCACAGCTGATTGAGATGCTCCATGCTGACATGGACGTGCCATTTCCAG AGGGCTTCGTCATCGCCAATGACGTAGACAACAAGCGCTGCTACTTACTTGTGCACCAGGCCAAGCGTCTCAACAGCCCATGCATCATGGTGGTCAACCACGATGCCTCCTGCATTCCCACGCTCCAGATAGACTCAGACGGCAAGAAGGACATCCTCTTCTATGACCGCATCCTGTGTGACGTCCCCTGCAG TGGGGACGGCACCATGAGGAAGAACATAGACGTGTGGAAGAAATGGACGACCAGCAACAGCCTGCACCTCCACGG GCTCCAGCTGCGGATTGCAGTGCGCGGCGTTGAACAGCTGGCTGTGGGAGGGAGGATGGTCTACTCCACCTGTTCACTCAACCCTATAGAGGACGAAGCTGTCATAGCAGCACTGCTGGAGAAGAGTGAAG GAGCCTTGGAGCTCGCTGACAGCTCAGCTGACCTGCCGGGGCTGAAGTGGATGCCTGGCGTCACTTCCTGGAAG CTGATGACCAAAGACGGCCAGTGGTTCTCCGACTGGTCCGAGGTTCCGAGCAGTCGTCACACACAGATCCGTCCCACTATGTTCCCGCCTAAAGACGCAGAGAAACTAGCGGCCCTGCATCTGGAGAGATG TATGAGGATTCTGCCTCATCACCAGAACACTGGAGGTTTCTTTGTGGCCGTGTTGGTGAAAAAAGCCCCGATGCCTTGGAACAAAAGATATCCTAAG CTGAGGAAGGACGTCTCGTCCAGCTCAGCAGCCCAGAGCGAAGTGTCTTCGACGGCCTCGTCACCAGCCGATGCTCCCCGACTCCTCCCCGAGGGTCCtccagaggagatggagagggGCAGCTCTGAGGGAAAAGTAGACGAGGAGGCAGAGAAGGAGGTGCCCAAAGGAGCTTCTGTGGCTCAGGAGGCCAGTGCCAAACAAGAGGGGATGTGTGG TCCTCCTCCCTCCAAGAAGATGAGGCTGTTTGGGTATAAAGAAGACCCGTTTGTGTTCTTAACTGAAGACGACCCTGTCTTTAACACCATACA atcTTTCTATAATCTGTCTGGTGACTTCCCAAAGCTCAATGTCCTGACCAGGACCCACGAAGGCAAGAAGAGACACTTATATATGGTGTCCAAAGAGCTCCGCAACGTGCTGCTCAATAACAGTGAGCGTATGAAG GTCATTAACACAGGGGTAAAGGTGTGGTCTCGCAACAGTGATGGTGAGGAGTTTGGCTGTGCCTTCAGACTGGCTCAGGAG GGTATATACACTCTACAGCCGTATATTCGCTCGAGGATAATCCGAGTGAGTGTGGAGGACATCAAAGTGCTGCTGACCCAGGAGAACCCTTTCCTCAGCAAACTGGAGGATGATGCTCATGCTCAGGCCAAGAAAATGG GAATGGGTAGCATTGTGCTGAAGTACATTCCAAACGCAAA TAACCCAGCAGAGCCTCAGTGTCCCATCCAGCTGTGTGGCTGGAGGGGAAAGACGTCCATCCGAGCCTTCGTGCCCCGCAATGAGAGGTTTCATTACCTCCGAATGTTAGGTGTGGAAGTCTTCAGAGACAAACAGGGCCTGGGGCAGaaaagaggagatggagaaaaggaaggaaaggaggaggcagaggatgAGGTGGAAAAGgttgcagaggaagaagaaggggcAGGAGATAATGAGACAGAGCTGGACTTGGAGAACGGTGATCAAAATGGCTCATCGAAACCAAAGACTGACGATGGCAACAAAGAGACTAGTAGCTGA